The Mucilaginibacter rubeus genomic interval GTTTTGCTACATGATTAATGCTTATTAAGCAAATGTAGCGGAAATAGCCTTTTATACTTTCATATAAAGAAATTTAATTATTCTGAAAAAGTTTTAATCATTTGTTGGGTAATTTAAATCTATTTAACCCGTTAATACGTATAAGCAATAAGTAGTTTTTACTATATTGTGACAAAATAAACATAAATTTCCCACTCGCTTAACTAATCTCCCCAAAACTTAATGGCATTTTTAAACACTGTGCTCGAACCACCTGCATATGGTTGGACAGATGAACTTGGCAATCTCTCGAAACCCACCAACAAACAAATTGTAAAAGAATTTTTTAAACGGATCAATGTTTTCGCCGATAAAAAAAACTGGCTTTCATTTTTAAGCTGGTCGCTGGTGCTGGCCTTAGTGCCTTTTTTAGGCTTGTTCATTTTTAAATACTTCAGCATTACAGGCTTAATTGTTGCCTTTGTATATAGTATGATCATCATGGGTACCCATGGTACCATCTGGCATCACAGGTATTGCACACACGGCGCTTACACCTTTAAAAATAAGTTTTGGCGGTTTTTTACCCAAAACCTTACGCTTAAGATCATTCCGGAAGAGATCTACGCGGTATCGCACCACGTGCATCATGCTTTGTCTGATCAGCCGGGCGATCCATATAACGCGCAAGGCGGTTTCATGTATTGCTTCCTTGCCGATGTTAACCACCAGCCCATAGCCCGCAATATGGACGAAGCCTGTTACAAAAAATGTGTTAACCTAATGAAACATACCGGCGTAACCACCAATACTTACAAACAGTATCAAAAATGGGGAACCCTCGCCAACCCAACCCGCACCGTAATTGGTATTATCCTTAACTGGGGTTTCTG includes:
- a CDS encoding fatty acid desaturase; its protein translation is MAFLNTVLEPPAYGWTDELGNLSKPTNKQIVKEFFKRINVFADKKNWLSFLSWSLVLALVPFLGLFIFKYFSITGLIVAFVYSMIIMGTHGTIWHHRYCTHGAYTFKNKFWRFFTQNLTLKIIPEEIYAVSHHVHHALSDQPGDPYNAQGGFMYCFLADVNHQPIARNMDEACYKKCVNLMKHTGVTTNTYKQYQKWGTLANPTRTVIGIILNWGFWFTAFYLLGGPALACAVFGSAGIWAVGVRTFNYEGHGKGKDMRREGIDHNREDMSINQLWPGYVAGEWHNNHHLYPKSARSGFKPYQFDLAWCYIKMMSMLGAVSSYRDSKADFLKEYCTPVPVIVPVAVPVAEILVAAE